One segment of Fibrobacter sp. UWB10 DNA contains the following:
- a CDS encoding pseudouridine synthase, whose amino-acid sequence MRINKFISLCGIASRRAADTLIEEGRVQVNGETIKDLGHQVDENADEILVDGKPAKLPRKTTTIMFHKPAGCVCTKTDPQGRRTVYDYLPPAYQSLKYVGRLDLQSRGLLLFTDDGELLHRLTHPSYEIPRSYYVWTDRPLSEHSAQKLVDGVDIREEGEEQEEIAFATDIYLEKGFAELVLIEGKNREIRRMMRAVGYEIRDLKRVSYCKLTLGDLPAGEFRELTADEMNKLRQAVHVK is encoded by the coding sequence ATGAGAATCAATAAATTCATTTCTCTCTGTGGAATTGCGAGCCGCCGCGCCGCCGACACCTTGATTGAAGAAGGTCGCGTGCAGGTGAATGGCGAGACAATCAAGGACCTCGGTCACCAGGTCGACGAAAACGCCGACGAAATTCTGGTGGACGGCAAGCCCGCCAAGCTCCCCCGCAAAACAACGACCATCATGTTCCACAAGCCGGCCGGTTGCGTGTGCACCAAGACCGACCCGCAGGGCCGCCGCACCGTATACGATTACCTGCCGCCAGCATACCAAAGCTTAAAGTATGTAGGCCGCCTCGACTTGCAGAGCCGCGGACTGTTGCTGTTTACCGACGACGGCGAACTGCTTCATCGACTCACGCACCCGAGTTATGAAATTCCGCGCAGCTACTACGTGTGGACGGACCGCCCGTTGAGCGAACACTCCGCGCAAAAACTGGTGGACGGCGTAGACATTCGCGAAGAAGGCGAAGAACAAGAAGAAATCGCATTCGCCACCGACATCTATTTGGAAAAGGGTTTCGCCGAACTCGTGCTGATTGAAGGCAAGAACCGCGAAATCCGCCGCATGATGCGCGCCGTGGGCTACGAGATTCGCGACTTGAAGCGCGTGAGCTACTGCAAGCTGACCTTGGGCGACTTGCCCGCCGGCGAATTCCGCGAACTCACCGCAGATGAGATGAACAAACTGAGGCAAGCGGTTCACGTAAAATAA